Proteins from a single region of Streptomyces spectabilis:
- a CDS encoding recombinase family protein, whose protein sequence is MGNRTRRSRAATEQKQYAVEAEWSEADLALLEGLRKAEALLPDDAPRALISVRLSVLTEDTTSPVRQELDLRLLARERGLRVVGVASDLNVSATKVPPWKRKELGDWLNNRVPEFDVLLFWKLDRFVRRLSDLSTMIDWCLKYGKNLVSKHDSIDLTTTAGKIMVTIIGGIAEIEATNTSTRVASLWDYTKTQSEWLVGKPAYGYKTARDENDKVILVHDEDAYKALHWCRGAAMRTTPASARRMVRILIRSGLCGPGLTPSTLLRRLRNPALMGYRVEEDKSGDKRRSKIVLDSKGKPIRVAPPVFTEDEFYSLQKVLDGQGKHQPARRLGGATKFLGVLVCHDCTTNMTVQKTRTKGRDYAYLRCGKCKGGGHGAPNPVEVYGQLVEDVLKVLGNEPVMTREYRQGAEARKEQKRLEDSVSYYMSGLEPEGRFMKTRFTRERAERTLDELIGQLESIDPESTKDRWEAVHDGKTFRARWEEGGMEAMSADLLRVGVKCEIKRTKVKGVRAPHVHMKLMIPKDVRDRLVIKEDDFAEAF, encoded by the coding sequence ATGGGGAATCGTACGCGGAGGTCGCGCGCGGCGACCGAGCAGAAGCAGTACGCGGTGGAGGCCGAGTGGTCGGAGGCCGACCTCGCCCTCCTAGAAGGGTTACGGAAGGCCGAGGCCTTATTACCGGACGACGCTCCACGGGCGCTGATCTCGGTCCGCCTCTCCGTGCTCACCGAGGACACGACGTCGCCCGTCAGGCAGGAGCTGGATCTACGCCTGTTGGCCAGGGAGCGGGGCCTCCGCGTGGTGGGGGTCGCCAGTGACCTCAATGTCTCGGCGACGAAGGTCCCGCCGTGGAAGCGCAAGGAGCTGGGCGACTGGCTCAACAACCGGGTGCCGGAGTTCGACGTACTCCTCTTCTGGAAGCTGGACCGCTTCGTCCGTCGACTGTCGGACCTGAGCACCATGATCGACTGGTGCCTGAAGTACGGGAAGAACCTCGTCTCGAAGCATGACTCCATCGACCTGACCACCACGGCCGGAAAGATCATGGTCACGATCATCGGCGGCATCGCCGAGATCGAAGCGACCAACACCAGCACGCGCGTCGCCAGCCTCTGGGACTACACCAAGACGCAGAGCGAGTGGCTGGTGGGCAAACCCGCCTACGGCTACAAGACCGCGCGGGACGAGAACGACAAAGTGATCCTCGTCCACGACGAGGACGCGTACAAGGCACTCCACTGGTGCCGCGGCGCCGCCATGAGAACAACCCCGGCATCCGCCCGCCGCATGGTGAGGATCCTCATCCGCTCCGGACTCTGCGGCCCGGGACTCACGCCGTCGACCCTGCTGCGTCGGCTCAGGAACCCGGCGCTCATGGGATACCGCGTAGAAGAGGACAAGAGCGGAGACAAACGTCGCTCGAAGATCGTGCTGGACAGCAAGGGCAAGCCCATCCGCGTGGCGCCGCCCGTCTTCACCGAGGACGAGTTCTACAGCCTCCAGAAGGTGCTGGACGGACAGGGGAAGCACCAGCCCGCCCGGCGCCTAGGCGGCGCGACGAAGTTCCTCGGCGTCCTGGTCTGCCACGACTGCACCACCAACATGACCGTGCAGAAGACCAGGACCAAGGGCAGGGACTACGCGTATCTGCGGTGCGGCAAGTGCAAGGGCGGGGGCCATGGGGCGCCGAACCCGGTCGAGGTCTACGGCCAGCTCGTCGAAGACGTACTGAAGGTGCTGGGCAACGAGCCGGTGATGACGCGCGAGTACCGCCAGGGCGCGGAGGCCCGCAAGGAACAGAAGCGCCTGGAGGACTCCGTCAGCTACTACATGTCCGGCCTTGAACCAGAAGGACGCTTCATGAAGACCCGGTTCACGAGGGAACGTGCGGAGAGGACGCTCGACGAGCTCATCGGACAGTTGGAGAGCATCGACCCCGAGAGCACCAAGGACCGGTGGGAGGCCGTACACGACGGCAAGACGTTCCGCGCCCGCTGGGAGGAGGGCGGCATGGAGGCCATGAGTGCGGACCTGCTGCGAGTCGGCGTGAAGTGCGAGATCAAACGAACCAAGGTCAAGGGGGTCCGCGCGCCTCACGTCCACATGAAACTGATGATCCCGAAGGACGTGCGAGACCGTCTGGTCATCAAGGAGGACGACTTCGCGGAGGCCTTCTGA